The genomic window GGTCTTTATGGAACATAGCCCCTTCTGTATTCTGAACGCAGTGAGGGGGCCACACACCACCGTGACCTTTGAAGGATATGTGGTTTTCGGGATGCCAGTCCCTTGTAAAGAATACCGGGAGACTCTTTCTCTCAAAAAGCTCTATGTACTCATTCAAACGGGGAACTATCCTATCACCCTCTGGAACAGGAAGGGCGCCCCAGGGCATAAAATCATTTTGCATGTCCACAACTATGAGAGCGTCCCTGTATCCTATCTTCACCTTCATAACCTACCTCCTACAGTCTTCAATATATAACAGGTATCTCCTCTTTTATGGTTATCTCTTCCAGATTGACCCTGCACACAAAGGCTCTGACAGTGAAACCCATACTGGAGAATCTTTTAAGGGCTTCTGAGAAAACCGGGTCCATGGTTTTGTTAGGTGTAAATCTCAGGGCGTCTTCTCTCTGGACTATAAATACAATTTCAGGTTTGTAAGTGTCAGCACTGCGTATAAGTTCCTCTACATGTTTACTACCTCTTGTAGTTGGTGCGTCCGGAAACATCGCCGTACCATCAATAACCAGGTTTACTGACTTGGTCTCCACCAAAATTCTTTTGTTTATGAGAAGGTCCAACCTTGAAGTCCCAACCCTGAACTCGTACTTGTAGTCTAAGAGCTTCCATGGATAACCTGTTTTGAGGGCGTACTCAACTAGAAGTTTTGGCGGCAGGTGAGAGTCAACACATACAAGAGTTTTATCTAGTCTGACAAGAAGTAGCTCATATCTGTATTTGCCTCCCTCCTTATACCGCAGATATACCTCCCTGCCGGGAGTGAGTAACTCCTTCAATCTCCCTGTATTTCTTATAAGGACTTTCTCCAGTTTGTCATTCAGATTCACAAGACATACAAACCTGTTCAAACGTTCTACAAAGGTTGCAGGTGTCAGCTCTCCCAACTCCATTAAAACTTCTTTATTTCTATACCGTACTTCTTTATACGATAATCAAGCTGTCTGAGCGTGTAGCCTAGAAGCTTAGCAGCTCTGGATTTCACATAACCTGTTGTTTCAAGGGCTTCTATTATCTTCTCTCTCTCAGAGGCTTGAAGCCTGTCGGGCAGGTTTGAAAGTCCCTCAAGGGCAGTCCGCCTACGGTAGGCGAGTATGTGGGGCGGGAGATCTTGACTTCTCACCGTGCCGTCATGCATCACGACAAGCCTCTCAACTGCGTTTTCAAGCTCCCTTATGTTTCCAGGCCAGTTATACTCTACCAGAGCTTCTACAGCGTCCGGGGATAGTCTGACCTTTTTCCCATATCTGGAGTTGTAGGTCTGGAGGAAGTGTTCCAAGAGTAAAGGAATATCTTCTTTGCGTTCTCTGAGGGGAGGCACATGGACCGGAACTACGTTAAGTCTGTAATAAAGGTCCTCTCTAAACTTTCCTTCATTCACAAGGGTATGGAGATTTTTATTTGTTGCCGCTATTATACGGACATCAACTCGTATCGTCTTTTCCCCACCAAGTTTTTCTATTTCTCTATCCTGCAAAACTCTGAGTATCTTTGCCTGTAGAGTAAGAGGCATATCTCCAATTTCATCAAGGAAGACCGTACCACCGTCTGCCAGTTCAAACTTTCCCTTCTTTGGGCTTTGAGCTCCCGTAAAGGCTCCCCTCTCATAACCAAAGAGCTCTGCCTCTAAAAGGGTCTCCGGTATAGCTGCACAGTTTATTGTTATAAAAGGTTTGTCCTTTCTGCGGCTGAGGAAGTGTATAGCTTTGGCTATCAGGCTTTTACCTGTGCCACTCTCACCAGTTATTAGTATGGTACTGTCTGTAGCAGCAGCTTTCTTCACCAATTCAACGAGATTAAGAATCGCATCACTTTGACCAACTATGCCGTGTATGCTGTAGTTTTTTTTGAGCTCCTCCCTCAGTGCCCTTTTCTCTTCCTCCCATTCAAGCCTTTCCTCTTCCACCCTTTCGCTGAGCCTGTAAAACATACCTATGAGAGTTCCCAGTATCATAAGGGTCTCTATTCCGCTCTCAACACTCTCACGGGATGAGAAGGTCTTGAATACGGAAAGGGTACCTACTATGTCTCCTCCTACCTTTATAGGAACAGATATAAAGGTTTCATTTCCTGTAAGTTTGCTTCCTATCTTCGTTTTATTCAAGAAAGCGGGGTTTGAAAGTACATCTGTTAAAACTACGGGTATTCCGCTCTTAAACACTTTACCTGTTATTCCCTCACCTTTTTTAAATATACCCCTCTTTATCTCCTCCTCAGAGAAGCCAAAAGCTTTCACTATTTGAAGTGCTTTCAATT from Hydrogenivirga caldilitoris includes these protein-coding regions:
- a CDS encoding sigma-54 interaction domain-containing protein, yielding MKTLKGRKSLETKEITIVNEVARVLSRTLDFEEAVRDILKVLYSFWDVNLSFVAIFNRELKALQIVKAFGFSEEEIKRGIFKKGEGITGKVFKSGIPVVLTDVLSNPAFLNKTKIGSKLTGNETFISVPIKVGGDIVGTLSVFKTFSSRESVESGIETLMILGTLIGMFYRLSERVEEERLEWEEEKRALREELKKNYSIHGIVGQSDAILNLVELVKKAAATDSTILITGESGTGKSLIAKAIHFLSRRKDKPFITINCAAIPETLLEAELFGYERGAFTGAQSPKKGKFELADGGTVFLDEIGDMPLTLQAKILRVLQDREIEKLGGEKTIRVDVRIIAATNKNLHTLVNEGKFREDLYYRLNVVPVHVPPLRERKEDIPLLLEHFLQTYNSRYGKKVRLSPDAVEALVEYNWPGNIRELENAVERLVVMHDGTVRSQDLPPHILAYRRRTALEGLSNLPDRLQASEREKIIEALETTGYVKSRAAKLLGYTLRQLDYRIKKYGIEIKKF
- the sfsA gene encoding DNA/RNA nuclease SfsA, giving the protein MELGELTPATFVERLNRFVCLVNLNDKLEKVLIRNTGRLKELLTPGREVYLRYKEGGKYRYELLLVRLDKTLVCVDSHLPPKLLVEYALKTGYPWKLLDYKYEFRVGTSRLDLLINKRILVETKSVNLVIDGTAMFPDAPTTRGSKHVEELIRSADTYKPEIVFIVQREDALRFTPNKTMDPVFSEALKRFSSMGFTVRAFVCRVNLEEITIKEEIPVIY